Proteins found in one Muntiacus reevesi chromosome 2, mMunRee1.1, whole genome shotgun sequence genomic segment:
- the IGFLR1 gene encoding IGF-like family receptor 1, producing MGPLRLLPTAVLLLAQAAPWEASQHCGRLEYWNPDNRCCGSCLQRFGPPPCPDLEFSENCGLDDAGNHVMHPFKECPPGQCNRNNAELCSLCGSGATAPIPSGSRGGTGRPCREKPVPNKEPCPLTPGKSSVLSSQEPSSPAVPSVLWTSEHKAPQQAWPSLSFALFLVLVLLVISVIILLALQRHHRRLDQGKAVQHPYPSLVCTDLDTHTRFLHPSSPASLETSEARDSWKEVSLPPLLGREMPSLESQPLSRLLDELEVLEELILLLDPEPGPGGRMACGTTRHLAARYGLPATWSTFAYSLRPSRSPLRALIEMVVAREPSASLGQLGTHLAQIGRADALQVLSKLG from the exons ATGGGGCCCCTACGCCTCCTCCCGACTGCTGTGCTGCTTCTGGCCCAGGCGGCGCCTTGGGAGGCCTCTCAGCACTGCGGCCGCCTCGAGTACTGGAACCCTGACAACCGGTGCTGCGGCAGCTGCCTGCAGCGCTTCGGGCCGCCCCCCTGCCCGG ACCTAGAGTTTTCGGAAAACTGCGGGCTGGATGATGCTGGCAATCACGTAATGCACCCCTTCAAAGAGTGTCCTCCTGGACAGTGCAATCGCAACAACGCGGAGCTATGTAGCCTTTGTGGCAGCGGAGCAACGGCACCCATTCCCTCGGGGAGCCGCGGCGGAACCGGGCGGCCCTGCCGAGAG AAGCCTGTCCCTAACAAGGAGCCCTGCCCACTGACACCTGGAAAATCGAGCGTCCTTAGCTCCCAGGAGCCCAGCTCACCAGCGGTTCCCAGTGTTTTGTGGACTTCTGAGCACAAAGCCCCTCAGCAAGCCTGGCCGAGTTTGAGTTTTGCCCTGTTCCTAGTGCTGGTTCTGCTCGTGATCTCAGTCATAATCCTGCTTGCCCTGCAAAGGCATCACCGTCGCCTCGACCAAGGGAAAGCAGTCCAACACCCGTATCCTAGCTTGGTTTGCACCGACCTTGACACCCACACCCGCTTCTTGCACCCCtcctctccagcctccctggAGACTTCAGAGGCAAGGGACTCATGGAAGGAGGTCTCTCTGCCTCCACTCTTAGGCAGGG AGATGCCAAGCCTGGAGTCACAGCCCCTGTCTCGCCTCCTGGATGAGCTGGAGGTGCTGGAGGAGCTGATCCTGCTGCTGGATCCTGAGCCTGGGCCAGGTGGGAGGATGGCCTGTGGCACCACTCGACACCTGGCTGCAAGATACGGACTGCCTGCTACCTGGTCCACTTTTGCCTACTCACTGCGGCCCAGCCGCTCACCTCTGAGGGCTCTGATCGAGATGGTGGTGGCGAGGGAGCCCTCTGCCTCTCTGGGCCAGCTTGGCACACACCTGGCCCAGATAGGGAGAGCGGATGCACTGCAGGTGCTGTCCAAACTTGGCTGA
- the U2AF1L4 gene encoding splicing factor U2AF 26 kDa subunit isoform X1 has product MAEYLASIFGTEKDKVNCSFYFKIGACRHGDRCSRLHNKPTFSQVRPPTFRLLSQELGHAPTIVLLNLYRNPQNTAQTADGSHCHVSDVEVQEHYDNFFEEVFTELQEKYGEIEEMNVCDNLGDHLVGNVYVKFRREEDAERAVVELNNRWFNGQAVHAELSPVTDFRESCCRQYEMGECTRGGFCNFMHLRPISRDLRRQLYGRGPRRRSPPRSHTGHRPRERNRRRSPDHRHGRF; this is encoded by the exons ATGGCTGAATATTTAGCATCGATATTCGGGACTGAGAAGGACAA GGTTAACTGCTCTTTTTACTTTAAGATCGGGGCCTGCCGGCACGGGGACCGGTGCTCCCGGCTTCACAACAAGCCGACTTTCAGCCAG GTTCGTCCCCCAACCTTCAGGCTCCTCTCCCAGGAACTTGGCCACGCCCCC ACCATAGTGCTGCTCAACCTGTATCGGAATCCGCAGAACACCGCCCAAACCGCAGACGGATCGCACT gtcaCGTGAGCGACGTGGAGGTGCAAGAACACTACGATAACTTCTTCGAG GAAGTGTTCACCGAACTGCAGGAGAAGTACGGGGAGATTGAAGAGATGAATGTGTGCGACAACCTGGGGGATCACCTCGTGGGCAATGTTTATGTCAAG TTTCGGCGCGAGGAAGATGCAGAGCGGGCAGTGGTTGAGCTCAATAACCGCTGGTTCAACGGGCAAGCTGTGCATGCCGAGCTGTCTCCCGTCACCGATTTCCGGGAGTCGTGCTGTCGGCAGTATGAGATGGG GGAGTGTACCCGCGGTGGTTTCTGCAACTTCATGCACCTGCGACCCATTTCCCGCGACCTCCGGCGGCAACTTTACGGGCGGGGACCCAGGCGCAG GTCACCCCCAAGGTCCCATACTGGCCACCGTCCCCGAGAAAGAAATCGACGACGGTCCCCAGACCACCGGCATGGCCGTTTCTGA
- the U2AF1L4 gene encoding splicing factor U2AF 26 kDa subunit isoform X2 gives MAEYLASIFGTEKDKVNCSFYFKIGACRHGDRCSRLHNKPTFSQTIVLLNLYRNPQNTAQTADGSHCHVSDVEVQEHYDNFFEEVFTELQEKYGEIEEMNVCDNLGDHLVGNVYVKFRREEDAERAVVELNNRWFNGQAVHAELSPVTDFRESCCRQYEMGECTRGGFCNFMHLRPISRDLRRQLYGRGPRRRSPPRSHTGHRPRERNRRRSPDHRHGRF, from the exons ATGGCTGAATATTTAGCATCGATATTCGGGACTGAGAAGGACAA GGTTAACTGCTCTTTTTACTTTAAGATCGGGGCCTGCCGGCACGGGGACCGGTGCTCCCGGCTTCACAACAAGCCGACTTTCAGCCAG ACCATAGTGCTGCTCAACCTGTATCGGAATCCGCAGAACACCGCCCAAACCGCAGACGGATCGCACT gtcaCGTGAGCGACGTGGAGGTGCAAGAACACTACGATAACTTCTTCGAG GAAGTGTTCACCGAACTGCAGGAGAAGTACGGGGAGATTGAAGAGATGAATGTGTGCGACAACCTGGGGGATCACCTCGTGGGCAATGTTTATGTCAAG TTTCGGCGCGAGGAAGATGCAGAGCGGGCAGTGGTTGAGCTCAATAACCGCTGGTTCAACGGGCAAGCTGTGCATGCCGAGCTGTCTCCCGTCACCGATTTCCGGGAGTCGTGCTGTCGGCAGTATGAGATGGG GGAGTGTACCCGCGGTGGTTTCTGCAACTTCATGCACCTGCGACCCATTTCCCGCGACCTCCGGCGGCAACTTTACGGGCGGGGACCCAGGCGCAG GTCACCCCCAAGGTCCCATACTGGCCACCGTCCCCGAGAAAGAAATCGACGACGGTCCCCAGACCACCGGCATGGCCGTTTCTGA
- the PSENEN gene encoding gamma-secretase subunit PEN-2, with the protein MNLERVSNEEKLNLCRKYYLGGFAFLPFLWLVNIFWFFREAFIVPAYTEQSQIKGYVWRSAVGFFLWVIVLSTWITIFQIYRPRWGALGDYLSFTIPLGTP; encoded by the exons ATGAACTTGGAGCGGGTGTCCAACGAGGAGAAGTTGAACCTCTGCCGGAAGTACTACCTGG gtGGGTTTGCCTTCCTGCCTTTTCTCTGGTTGGTCAACATTTTCTGGTTCTTTCGAGAGGCCTTCATTGTCCCGGCATACACGGAGCAGAGCCAAATCAAAGGCT ATGTCTGGCGCTCAGCTGTGGGCTTCTTCTTGTGGGTGATTGTACTCTCCACCTGGATCACTATCTTCCAGATCTACCGGCCACGTTGGGGCGCCCTTGGGGACTACCTCTCCTTCACCATACCCCTGGGTACCCCCTGA
- the LIN37 gene encoding protein lin-37 homolog, translating to MFPVKVKVEKSELEMAKARNQLDAVLQCLLEKSHMDRERLDEEPGKTSSDTHNKDCSITATGKRPSARFPHQRRKKRREMDEGLAEGGPQRSNTYVIKLFDRSVDLAQFSENTPLYPICRAWMRNSPTVREHERSPSSPLPPLPEDEEGSEVTNSKSRDVYKLPPPTAPGPPGDACRSRIPSPLQPETQGTPDDEPSEPEPSPSTLIYRNMQRWKRIRQRWKEASHRNQLRYSESMKILREMYERQ from the exons ATGTTCCCggtgaaggtgaaagtggagaaATCAG AGTTGGAGATGGCCAAGGCCCGGAACCAACTGGATGCTGTTCTGCAGTGTCTGCTAGAGAAGAGTCATATGGACAG GGAGCGTCTGGATGAGGAACCTGGGaagacctcctcagacacccaCAACAA GGATTGCTCCATCACGGCCACTGGCAAACG gccatCTGCCCGATTCCCCCACCAGCGGCGGAAAAAGAGGAGGGAGATGGATGAGGGGCTGGCCGAGGGAGGGCCACAGCGATCCA ACACCTATGTGATCAAGCTGTTTGACCGGAGTGTGGACTTGGCTCAGTTCAGTGAGAACACACCACTGTACCCCATCTGCCGAGCCTGGATGCGCAACAGCCCCACAGTGCGCGAGCATGAACGCTCACCCAGCTCGCCACTGCCCCCCCTACCTGAGGATGAGGAG GGTTCCGAGGTCACCAACAGCAAGAGTCGTGACGTGTATAAGCTGCCTCCACCCACAGCTCCCGGGCCACCTGGAGACGCCTGCAGATCCCGAATTCCATCCCCACTGCAGCCTGAGACCCAGGGTACCCCTGATGATGAG CCCTCCGAGCCTGAGCCCTCACCCTCCACGCTCATCTACCGTAACATGCAGCGCTGGAAACGCATCCGCCAGAG gTGGAAGGAGGCATCTCATCGGAACCAGCTTCGTTACTCAGAGAGCATGAAGATCCTACGGGAGATGTATGAGCGACAGTGA